One region of Demequina sp. TMPB413 genomic DNA includes:
- a CDS encoding carbohydrate ABC transporter permease, with protein sequence MNRGATVGTATTASALSPAAGPRDARKAGPTARARRAKTTTIAYLFLAPSAIPLVAFVVVPMFRAAWASLHTWNLISPMEWTGLSNYQELFTDKDTLVVFGHTMYYVAGTLPLTFVGGLALALGLNRAFKGRNLLRGVYFLPVVTSWIAVAIVWRWLLNPSVGVVNTVLANVGIDGPGWWTDPAWSMPSIILASAWKDLGYVMVLLLAGLQTIPTDVQEAATLDGVGWFSRLRSVTLPLLSPQIFFVVIISLINGFQVFDQVYAMTGGGPNGSSEVVVERVYDLTFRYGQAGMASALSMLLFAVILLITLIQIRGERKWVNYA encoded by the coding sequence GTGAACCGCGGCGCGACCGTCGGCACCGCGACCACAGCGTCGGCGCTCTCCCCCGCCGCCGGGCCACGGGACGCGCGCAAGGCTGGCCCCACCGCGCGCGCTCGCCGCGCGAAGACCACCACGATCGCGTACCTGTTCCTCGCCCCGTCAGCGATCCCGCTTGTCGCCTTCGTCGTCGTTCCCATGTTCAGGGCGGCGTGGGCGAGCCTCCACACGTGGAACCTCATCAGCCCGATGGAGTGGACCGGCCTCAGCAACTATCAAGAGCTATTCACCGACAAGGACACCCTCGTCGTGTTCGGCCACACGATGTACTACGTCGCAGGGACGCTGCCGCTGACCTTTGTGGGCGGCCTCGCGCTAGCGCTCGGCCTCAACCGCGCCTTCAAGGGCCGCAACCTGTTGCGCGGCGTGTACTTCTTGCCCGTCGTCACCTCCTGGATCGCCGTCGCTATCGTGTGGCGCTGGCTGCTCAACCCCTCCGTCGGCGTCGTCAATACCGTCTTGGCGAACGTTGGCATCGACGGGCCTGGCTGGTGGACGGACCCCGCATGGTCGATGCCGTCCATCATTCTCGCTTCGGCGTGGAAGGACCTCGGCTACGTGATGGTGCTCTTGCTCGCCGGCCTGCAAACCATCCCTACGGACGTCCAAGAGGCGGCCACTCTTGACGGCGTCGGCTGGTTCAGCAGACTGCGATCCGTCACGCTGCCGCTGCTATCGCCACAGATCTTCTTCGTCGTGATCATCTCCCTCATCAACGGCTTCCAGGTCTTTGACCAGGTGTACGCGATGACGGGCGGCGGTCCGAATGGCTCCTCCGAGGTAGTGGTCGAGCGGGTCTACGACCTCACGTTCCGCTACGGCCAAGCTGGCATGGCATCGGCGCTGTCCATGCTGCTCTTCGCCGTGATCCTGCTCATCACGCTGATCCAGATCCGCGGCGAACGCAAGTGGGTGAACTATGCCTAG